The proteins below are encoded in one region of Ciconia boyciana chromosome 31, ASM3463844v1, whole genome shotgun sequence:
- the YJU2B gene encoding probable splicing factor YJU2B, whose translation MGERKGTNKYYPPDFDPAKHGSLNKYHHSHPLRERARKLSQGILVIRFEMPYNIWCDGCKNHIGMGVRYNAEKKKVGTYYTTPIYRFRMKCHLCVNYIEMQTDPAGCDYVIVSGARRKEERWDMRDNEQVLPTEREEKEKLETDAMFRLEHGVADRATLQRAVPTLASLQEAQSAWKDDFALNSRLRRHFREEKKTLREEEEEAAALQAKAGLSIPLVREAEEDRRLAALLKYHSPDSYEEKQRMKRTEISSRSWFPPAAGSRAGEALRKLGLGGRALRGRGGPPATPAGLGIVRRRCGEGPEGPTEPGGPEQGETPPRGPPAPAGGPQGGAGAGTAPRVAPHAAAPAPPTASLVADYSDSGSEAESA comes from the exons ATG GGCGAGCGCAAAGGCACGAACAAGTACTACCCCCCCGACTTCGACCCGGCCAAG CATGGCTCCCTCAACAAGTACCACCACAGCCACCCGCTGCGGGAGCGGGCCCGCAAGCTGTCCCAGGGCATCCTCGTCATCAG GTTCGAGATGCCCTATAACATCTGGTGCGACGGCTGCAAGAACCACATCGGGATGG GCGTCCGGTACAACGCGGAGAAGAAGAAGGTCGGCACCTACTACACGACGCCCATCTACAG gtTCCGGATGAAGTGCCACCTCTGCGTCAACTACATCGAGATGCAGACGGACCCGGCGGGCTGCGACTACGTCATCGTCAGCGGGGCCCGGCGCAAGGAGGAGCGCTGGGACATGCGGGATAACGAGCAGGTCCTGCCCACCG agcgggaggagaaggagaagctggagacGGACGCCATGTTCCGGCTGGAGCACGGCGTGGCCGACCGGGCGACGCTGCAGAGAGCCGTCCCCACGCTGGCCAGCCTGCAGGAGGCCCAGAGCGCCTGGAAGGACGACTTCGCCCTCAACAGCCGCCTCCGGCGGCACTTCAGG gaggagaagaagacgctgcgggaggaggaggaggaggcggcagcGCTGCAGGCGAAGGCCGGCCTGAGCATCCCTCTGGTGCGGGAGGCGGAGGAGGACCGGCGCCTGGCCGCGCTGCTCAAGTACCACAGCCCCGACT cctacgaggagaagcagaggatgAAGCGGACGGAGATCTCCAGCCGCTCCTGGTTCCCCCCAGCCGCCGGCAGCAGAGCCGGCGAGGCCCTGCGGAAGCTGGGCCTGGGGGGGCGagcgctgcggggccgggggggcccccccgccacccccgccGGCCTGGGCATCGTCCGGCGCCGCTGCGGAGAAGGGCCCGAGGGGCCGACGGAGCCGGGGGGGCCGGAGCAGGGCGAGAcgcccccccgcggcccccccgccccggccggcgggCCGCAGGGGGGGGCCGGTGCCGGGACAGCCCCCCGTGTCGCCCCCCACGCtgccgccccagccccccccaccGCTTCCCTCGTCGCCGATTATTCCGACTCCGGCTCCGAGGCGGAGAGCGCCTGA